AGCCTTCTTCGAGCACTACGGCGCGATTGGTCTTCTTCACAGATTCATCGATTGCCTGGACGTCCATGGGGCGCACGGTGCGCAGGTCGACCACGTCCACGTGGATGCCGTCCTTGGCGAGCTGGTCGGCCGCCTGCATGGCCACGAGCACCATCTTGCCGTTGGTGATGATCGAGCAGTCCCCGCCTTCGCGCTTGAGGTCGGCCTTGCCGATCGGCACGAGATATTCGCCTTCGGGTACGTCGCCCTTGGTGTTGTAGAGCATCTCTCCTTCCAGGAAGCACACCGGATTGTCGTCGCGGATGGCGCTCTTGAGCAGGCCCTTGGCGTCGTACGGCGTACCGGGGGTGACGACCTTGAGCCCGGGGATGTGAGCGAGCCACGACTCCCAGGCCTGGGAGTGCTGTGCGCCCAGTTGCAGCGCGGCGCCGCTGGGGCCGCGGAAGACGATCGGGATGTTGTATTGGCCGCCCGACATGTACAGGAGCTTCGCCGCCGTATTCACCACCTGATCGAGGGCGAGCAGGGCGAAGTTCCAC
The window above is part of the Gemmatimonadaceae bacterium genome. Proteins encoded here:
- a CDS encoding pyruvate dehydrogenase complex E1 component subunit beta — encoded protein: MPVITYRDALHDALREEMQRDDRVFLIGEEVGVYNGAYKVSKGLLEEFGEMRVVDTPITELGFGGLGVGAAMVGLRPIVEFMTWNFALLALDQVVNTAAKLLYMSGGQYNIPIVFRGPSGAALQLGAQHSQAWESWLAHIPGLKVVTPGTPYDAKGLLKSAIRDDNPVCFLEGEMLYNTKGDVPEGEYLVPIGKADLKREGGDCSIITNGKMVLVAMQAADQLAKDGIHVDVVDLRTVRPMDVQAIDESVKKTNRAVVLEEGWEIAGIGAQVVDFIQRDCFDYLDAPVVRVHQADVPMPYAKNLEKAAKPDAAKTIAAVRKVMYLD